In Nitrobacteraceae bacterium AZCC 1564, the following proteins share a genomic window:
- a CDS encoding uroporphyrinogen-III synthase (product_source=KO:K01719; cath_funfam=3.40.50.10090; cog=COG1587; ko=KO:K01719; pfam=PF02602; superfamily=69618) translates to MAVLVTRPAPDNQRTAAALHARGYHALLSPMLRFEAVAFQDDGAACDGIILTSANAVRALAYYPTMERLVDLPAFAVGDQTAEAARQAGFRNVLSAKGDAEALSKLIVKTAATGEIKKGAALCYFAGADRARDLSADLGVHGFVVTTQTVYRMTPVRDLLPEVRVAFASGGIDSVLHYSRRTVRAFVDAARTDGVEISALALPQCCISDAVAAVLREAGATQIIVARMPDEDAVIDALARTIQPSLR, encoded by the coding sequence ATGGCCGTTCTCGTAACACGTCCCGCACCCGACAATCAGAGGACGGCGGCCGCCCTGCATGCGCGGGGGTATCATGCGCTGTTGTCGCCTATGCTCCGTTTTGAAGCCGTTGCATTCCAGGACGACGGTGCCGCATGTGACGGTATCATTCTGACCAGCGCCAATGCGGTCCGCGCCCTTGCCTATTATCCCACTATGGAACGCCTCGTGGACTTGCCTGCATTCGCGGTGGGAGACCAGACGGCTGAAGCCGCGCGGCAAGCGGGATTTCGCAACGTCCTCAGTGCGAAGGGAGATGCCGAGGCGCTAAGCAAACTTATCGTTAAGACGGCTGCCACAGGGGAAATAAAGAAAGGAGCCGCGCTTTGTTATTTTGCAGGCGCGGATCGGGCGCGTGATCTTTCAGCCGACCTTGGTGTGCACGGCTTTGTGGTCACCACCCAGACAGTTTATCGCATGACTCCGGTGCGGGATTTGTTGCCGGAGGTGAGGGTGGCTTTTGCTTCCGGCGGGATCGATTCAGTGCTGCATTATTCCCGTCGGACGGTGCGGGCGTTTGTCGACGCGGCACGAACCGATGGCGTTGAAATCTCGGCCTTGGCTTTGCCGCAATGTTGCATCTCCGATGCCGTTGCCGCAGTGCTGCGCGAGGCAGGCGCCACACAGATTATTGTGGCGCGCATGCCCGATGAAGACGCCGTTATCGACGCTCTCGCCAGGACAATACAACCATCGTTGCGGTAA
- a CDS encoding HemY protein (product_source=KO:K02498; cath_funfam=1.25.40.10; cog=COG3898; ko=KO:K02498; pfam=PF07219; superfamily=48452; transmembrane_helix_parts=Inside_1_4,TMhelix_5_22,Outside_23_43,TMhelix_44_66,Inside_67_85,TMhelix_86_103,Outside_104_585), with product MIRIILFLFLVGAIALGAAVIADQTGDVTLSWSVWRIETSLPVLALAFLIVIFVAMLLWSLVSGVLSTPERVRRMRRNRRDARGRHAITQGLIAIGTGDQFAARRHADAARRLAKEDPLTMLLHAQSAQLDGDREGAQRAFHALAERKDTRLLGLRGLFIEAQRRDDLLSAVALAEEALKVAPAAAWASHAVLGFRCSRGDWDGALKILETDLASGLIDPVAYKRQRGVLLTARALDLETTDRDRSRSSAMEAVKFAPTLVPAAVLAAKFLSEQGQARRAMRIVEDAWNAQPHPDLADAYAHIRLGDSAVQRLARVEKLAAMSPGHIEGALAIARAAIDAGEFGRAREALKPFVEAPTQRVAIMMAELERAEHGDGGEARSWMLRAVRAALDPAWTADGYVSDRWRPVSPVTGRLDAFQWLTPVAALPSDKAPVIDADVMKAIVNEPVVMPLPVATEAENVEEAREVEAKEAGAKEASPVVETITQDNQASKEDEAVVSPSPAPAPSVPPPPPPPVATVAPPVFRSRRELEKTEPQSIPAVIPIIRAPDDPGVEDEIRRDEFDDEMKPRGAQEGGWRGFLSRLVS from the coding sequence ATGATCCGGATCATTTTGTTTCTTTTTTTGGTTGGTGCGATTGCGCTTGGCGCCGCGGTCATTGCGGATCAAACCGGTGACGTTACGCTATCGTGGAGCGTTTGGCGTATCGAGACGTCGCTGCCGGTCCTGGCATTGGCGTTTCTTATCGTGATCTTTGTGGCGATGTTGCTCTGGTCGCTGGTGAGCGGAGTGCTAAGCACGCCAGAGCGGGTCCGCCGGATGCGACGTAATCGACGTGACGCGCGTGGACGTCACGCTATCACGCAGGGGTTGATCGCGATCGGCACCGGCGATCAGTTTGCCGCTCGCCGTCATGCGGATGCCGCACGGCGCCTGGCGAAGGAAGATCCGCTGACGATGCTGCTGCATGCGCAGTCGGCGCAACTGGACGGTGACCGCGAGGGCGCTCAACGCGCTTTCCATGCCTTGGCGGAGCGCAAGGACACGCGGTTGTTGGGTTTGCGCGGGCTTTTCATCGAGGCGCAACGGCGTGACGATCTTCTCTCTGCCGTTGCTTTGGCGGAAGAAGCGCTGAAGGTGGCGCCTGCGGCAGCCTGGGCATCGCATGCGGTGCTTGGCTTTCGTTGCAGCCGCGGCGACTGGGACGGCGCATTGAAAATCTTGGAAACTGATCTGGCCTCCGGGTTGATTGATCCGGTGGCTTACAAGCGTCAGCGCGGTGTGTTGTTGACGGCGCGCGCGCTCGATCTCGAGACGACAGATCGCGATCGGTCGCGCAGCAGCGCGATGGAAGCCGTCAAGTTCGCGCCGACGCTGGTTCCAGCAGCAGTGCTCGCGGCAAAGTTTCTCAGCGAGCAGGGGCAGGCACGTCGGGCGATGCGTATCGTCGAGGACGCGTGGAATGCACAGCCGCATCCGGATCTGGCGGATGCTTACGCCCACATTCGTCTCGGCGATTCCGCGGTTCAGCGTCTCGCGCGCGTCGAGAAACTGGCAGCGATGTCGCCTGGTCACATCGAAGGCGCACTTGCCATCGCCCGCGCGGCGATTGACGCTGGGGAATTCGGCCGGGCCCGGGAGGCGCTCAAGCCGTTCGTGGAAGCTCCGACCCAGCGCGTTGCGATCATGATGGCGGAATTGGAGCGGGCGGAGCATGGCGATGGCGGCGAGGCGCGTAGCTGGATGTTGCGTGCCGTTCGCGCTGCGCTCGATCCTGCGTGGACGGCCGACGGCTACGTGTCGGATCGCTGGCGGCCGGTGTCGCCGGTCACGGGTCGTCTCGACGCCTTCCAGTGGCTGACGCCGGTGGCGGCGCTCCCGTCAGACAAAGCGCCGGTCATCGATGCGGACGTGATGAAGGCGATTGTGAACGAGCCGGTGGTCATGCCGCTTCCTGTAGCCACTGAAGCAGAGAACGTGGAAGAGGCGAGGGAAGTAGAAGCAAAGGAAGCAGGAGCAAAGGAAGCTTCGCCAGTCGTTGAGACGATTACCCAGGACAACCAGGCCAGCAAAGAGGACGAGGCAGTCGTTTCACCATCGCCGGCCCCGGCTCCGTCTGTTCCACCGCCGCCCCCGCCGCCCGTCGCAACTGTCGCGCCGCCCGTGTTCCGATCGCGCCGCGAGCTGGAAAAAACTGAGCCCCAGTCCATTCCGGCGGTGATCCCCATCATCCGGGCGCCTGACGATCCGGGCGTGGAGGATGAGATTCGCCGTGACGAATTTGACGATGAGATGAAACCGCGCGGGGCCCAGGAGGGGGGCTGGCGAGGATTTTTATCCCGTCTTGTCAGTTGA
- a CDS encoding hypothetical protein (product_source=Hypo-rule applied), with product MASLPLQAKTIVATGYALDAYRTMSKLEPKAPDTICPATSG from the coding sequence ATGGCTTCGCTGCCATTGCAGGCGAAGACGATCGTCGCAACCGGTTATGCTCTAGACGCTTATCGGACCATGTCTAAGTTAGAACCAAAAGCGCCGGACACTATTTGCCCTGCAACAAGCGGATAG
- a CDS encoding putative RNA-binding protein with PUA-like domain (product_source=COG2947; cath_funfam=3.10.590.10; cog=COG2947; pfam=PF01878; superfamily=88697): protein MAYWLVKSEPSVWSWDQQVAKGAKGEAWTGVRNHTAKLNLMKMKKGDRAFFYHSNEGKEIVGIVEVIREHYPDPTDKTGKFVCVDIAADKPLKTPVTLVAAKAEKKLADMELLKLSRLSVQSVKPDEWKLICKMGGL, encoded by the coding sequence ATGGCATACTGGCTGGTGAAATCCGAACCTTCGGTCTGGTCATGGGATCAGCAGGTCGCGAAGGGCGCTAAAGGCGAAGCCTGGACCGGCGTGCGCAATCACACCGCAAAGCTCAACTTGATGAAGATGAAGAAAGGCGATCGGGCCTTCTTCTATCACTCCAACGAGGGCAAGGAGATCGTCGGCATCGTGGAGGTCATCCGCGAGCATTATCCTGATCCCACCGACAAAACCGGCAAGTTCGTGTGCGTCGACATTGCCGCCGACAAGCCGCTGAAAACCCCCGTCACGCTCGTCGCAGCCAAGGCTGAGAAGAAGCTCGCGGACATGGAGCTCCTGAAGTTGTCACGCCTATCGGTTCAAAGCGTAAAGCCGGACGAGTGGAAGCTAATTTGCAAGATGGGTGGACTTTGA
- a CDS encoding AraC family transcriptional activator of mtrCDE (product_source=KO:K18991; cath_funfam=1.10.10.60; cog=COG2207; ko=KO:K18991; pfam=PF12833,PF12852; smart=SM00342; superfamily=46689,51182), translating to MDWLSNLLTMVPVSGQLELRCHYGAPWRVAYEVSDAGEMPYHVIIGGSAVLDDLDGGPPQHLTAGDILVLPHGGAHVLHDGSGRRPNKANNRDGLNFIISENTGTGARLDMLCGRFILAPPHDRLLLSYLPPRLIVRTAKSDNKATTSGTGAQLTGLMKLMRAEAGSESLGGQAMLNALSAALFALTLRFSGESDEAPTGLLALASQPRLAPALRALFLEPARPWTLPELAELCNMSRATIARHFQERLGRSASNLLTDIRMTIAANELRTSSASVGAVGEAVGYQSEAAFQRAFKQRMGTTPAQWRRAGQSRE from the coding sequence ATGGATTGGCTCAGCAATCTCCTCACCATGGTGCCCGTCAGCGGCCAACTCGAATTGCGTTGCCACTACGGCGCACCTTGGCGCGTGGCTTATGAGGTGTCTGACGCGGGTGAGATGCCGTATCACGTGATTATCGGCGGCTCGGCAGTGTTGGATGATCTGGATGGCGGGCCGCCGCAGCATTTGACGGCAGGGGATATTCTCGTACTGCCCCATGGCGGGGCGCATGTCCTGCACGATGGCAGTGGACGCCGCCCAAACAAGGCTAATAATCGCGACGGCCTAAACTTCATCATCAGTGAGAACACGGGAACGGGTGCGCGGCTGGATATGCTCTGCGGACGCTTCATCCTCGCGCCCCCGCATGATCGCCTTTTGCTGAGTTACCTGCCGCCGCGCCTCATCGTGCGCACGGCGAAGTCCGACAACAAGGCAACAACGTCGGGGACCGGCGCTCAGCTGACAGGGCTGATGAAGCTGATGCGAGCGGAAGCCGGCAGCGAGAGCCTCGGCGGGCAAGCCATGCTCAATGCTCTCTCGGCCGCACTTTTCGCACTGACGCTACGCTTCTCCGGAGAATCGGACGAAGCGCCCACAGGCCTGCTGGCTCTTGCCAGCCAGCCTCGCCTTGCTCCCGCTTTAAGAGCATTGTTTCTTGAACCGGCACGACCATGGACGCTTCCGGAGCTGGCAGAGCTCTGCAACATGTCGCGCGCAACCATCGCGCGCCATTTCCAGGAGCGACTGGGCCGCTCGGCCAGCAATCTATTGACCGATATTCGCATGACCATAGCCGCCAATGAACTGCGGACATCATCGGCCTCGGTCGGAGCGGTGGGAGAAGCCGTCGGCTACCAATCCGAAGCCGCTTTTCAGCGCGCCTTCAAACAGCGCATGGGCACCACGCCGGCACAATGGCGGCGTGCGGGACAATCGAGGGAGTGA
- a CDS encoding putative membrane protein YkgB (product_source=COG3059; cog=COG3059; pfam=PF04224; superfamily=88633; transmembrane_helix_parts=Inside_1_19,TMhelix_20_37,Outside_38_63,TMhelix_64_86,Inside_87_92,TMhelix_93_115,Outside_116_127,TMhelix_128_150,Inside_151_162), which translates to MNALIKILNRSGILSEDLDYHLVRASMVIIFLFFGYQKWFEYEAQILIPYISNGPLISWMYPAFGIRGASMFLGVAEWTFGALIFAGFWSKTAGVLGALGSIATFIGTVTIIPFMPNGWAESAGGFPAMVGNVPFLMKDVVLLAASVYLLKQDVVRVSAAHG; encoded by the coding sequence ATGAACGCTCTCATCAAGATTTTGAATCGGTCCGGTATTTTAAGCGAAGATCTCGACTACCACCTCGTTCGTGCCTCGATGGTGATCATCTTTCTGTTCTTCGGTTACCAGAAGTGGTTCGAATACGAAGCGCAGATCCTGATTCCCTACATCAGCAACGGTCCGCTGATTTCATGGATGTATCCCGCTTTCGGCATCCGCGGCGCCAGCATGTTCCTCGGTGTAGCTGAATGGACCTTCGGCGCACTCATCTTCGCCGGCTTCTGGAGCAAGACGGCAGGTGTGCTTGGCGCACTGGGATCGATAGCGACCTTCATCGGTACGGTCACCATCATCCCCTTCATGCCGAATGGTTGGGCTGAATCCGCCGGAGGTTTCCCGGCAATGGTCGGCAACGTCCCGTTCCTGATGAAGGACGTCGTTCTTCTTGCTGCATCAGTCTACTTGTTGAAGCAAGATGTCGTACGAGTGTCAGCCGCACATGGCTGA
- a CDS encoding tripartite-type tricarboxylate transporter receptor subunit TctC (product_source=COG3181; cath_funfam=3.40.190.10; cleavage_site_network=SignalP-noTM; cog=COG3181; pfam=PF03401; superfamily=53850), translating to MRFVFAALAAAFFVLQTVAPGHAQNAWPMRNVTIIVPFTAGGTADLFARLVANHMSQTFGQPFVVENRGGAGGNIGAAQVAKAQNDGYTLLLGTVSTHAINPTLYSNLSFDAAKDFQPVSLIARLPNMLVVKNSIPAKNVAEFITYVKANPDKLNYGSSGVGTSIHLAAELFKIATGTKMTHVPYRSSNEIMQNLTGGHIDLAFDNITLAWPQAKAGTVRALGVTSLQASPTAPEVPPIADTLKGFDATSWHGLFAPAGTPRPIVDKMAAEVKRILEMPETVSKLTEIGAVPSPMTPDEFTSFIASERAKWAEVVKASGATAN from the coding sequence ATGCGCTTTGTTTTCGCCGCGCTTGCGGCGGCTTTCTTCGTGCTTCAAACTGTAGCTCCGGGTCACGCGCAGAACGCATGGCCAATGCGCAATGTCACGATCATTGTGCCCTTTACCGCGGGCGGTACGGCCGATTTGTTTGCTCGGCTCGTTGCCAATCACATGTCGCAGACCTTCGGCCAGCCGTTCGTGGTGGAAAATCGCGGCGGCGCCGGCGGCAACATCGGTGCCGCTCAGGTAGCGAAAGCGCAAAACGACGGCTACACCCTCTTGCTCGGCACCGTCAGCACGCACGCCATCAACCCAACGCTTTATTCGAACCTCTCATTCGACGCGGCAAAGGACTTTCAACCGGTCAGTCTGATAGCGCGGCTGCCGAACATGCTGGTGGTCAAGAATAGCATTCCGGCGAAGAACGTCGCGGAATTCATCACCTATGTGAAGGCCAACCCGGATAAGCTTAATTACGGGTCTTCGGGCGTCGGAACCTCGATCCATCTGGCCGCCGAATTGTTCAAGATCGCGACCGGCACCAAGATGACGCACGTGCCCTATCGTTCGTCCAACGAAATCATGCAGAATTTGACGGGCGGCCATATTGATCTCGCCTTCGACAACATCACGCTGGCCTGGCCGCAGGCCAAGGCGGGAACGGTCCGCGCGCTTGGCGTCACCAGCCTGCAGGCGAGCCCGACCGCGCCGGAGGTTCCGCCAATCGCGGACACGTTGAAGGGATTCGATGCCACGTCGTGGCATGGCCTCTTCGCTCCCGCTGGCACGCCGCGCCCGATCGTTGATAAGATGGCGGCAGAGGTGAAGCGCATCCTGGAAATGCCCGAGACGGTGAGCAAGCTGACTGAGATCGGTGCCGTACCCTCGCCTATGACCCCCGATGAGTTCACCAGCTTTATCGCGAGTGAACGTGCCAAGTGGGCTGAAGTGGTCAAAGCGTCGGGAGCCACGGCGAATTGA
- a CDS encoding N6-L-threonylcarbamoyladenine synthase (product_source=KO:K01409; cath_funfam=3.30.420.40; cog=COG0533; ko=KO:K01409; pfam=PF00814; superfamily=48498,53067; tigrfam=TIGR03723): MTNGKPTLVLGIETTCDETAAAVVERRGDGSGRILSNVVRSQIEEHAPFGGVVPEIAARAHVDMLDGIIRTAMADAGTRFDALTGVAAAAGPGLIGGVIVGLTTAKAIALVHGTPLIAVNHLEAHALTPRLTVPLPFPYCLFLASGGHTQIVAVLGVGQYVRLGTTVDDAIGEAFDKVAKMLDLPYPGGPQVEKLAVYGDPTRFPFPRPMVGRPDANFSLSGLKTAVRNELARLDPIEAQDIADLCASFQAAVLDLTADRIRVGLRSFQDQFGPPSALVAAGGVAANVAIRGALQAIADRAQTTLVVPPPALCTDNGAMIAWAGAERLALGLLDDMDTAPRARWRLDENTQTPAKFTNTRARH, encoded by the coding sequence TTGACAAACGGCAAACCCACACTGGTGCTGGGAATCGAAACCACCTGCGATGAGACCGCGGCCGCGGTGGTGGAACGCCGTGGCGACGGCAGCGGCAGAATCCTGTCGAATGTGGTGCGCTCGCAGATCGAGGAACACGCACCGTTTGGCGGCGTGGTCCCGGAAATTGCCGCGCGCGCCCATGTGGACATGCTCGATGGCATTATACGTACCGCCATGGCCGATGCCGGCACGAGATTCGACGCGCTGACAGGCGTCGCCGCCGCCGCTGGTCCCGGCCTGATCGGTGGAGTCATTGTTGGCCTCACGACGGCGAAAGCCATAGCTCTTGTCCACGGCACGCCGCTCATTGCCGTCAATCACCTGGAGGCACATGCGCTGACACCACGCCTGACGGTTCCCTTGCCGTTCCCCTATTGTCTATTCCTGGCTTCAGGCGGTCACACGCAGATCGTCGCCGTGCTCGGCGTCGGACAATATGTCCGCCTCGGTACCACAGTCGATGATGCCATCGGTGAGGCTTTCGACAAGGTCGCAAAGATGCTCGATCTTCCCTATCCGGGAGGACCTCAGGTCGAGAAGCTTGCGGTGTATGGCGATCCCACGCGATTTCCTTTTCCCCGTCCGATGGTCGGCCGGCCTGACGCGAACTTTTCTCTGTCTGGGTTGAAAACGGCTGTGCGCAACGAACTCGCGCGGCTGGATCCGATCGAGGCGCAGGATATCGCCGATCTCTGTGCGAGCTTTCAGGCGGCGGTACTCGATCTCACGGCGGATCGTATCCGCGTTGGCCTCAGATCATTTCAGGATCAATTCGGGCCACCGAGCGCCCTCGTCGCGGCGGGTGGCGTCGCCGCCAATGTCGCGATTCGTGGCGCCCTGCAAGCTATCGCAGACAGGGCGCAGACAACGTTGGTTGTACCGCCGCCCGCACTTTGCACCGACAATGGTGCAATGATCGCATGGGCCGGCGCGGAGCGTTTAGCGCTCGGTCTGCTTGACGACATGGACACCGCGCCCCGTGCGCGCTGGCGGCTGGACGAAAACACGCAGACACCGGCAAAGTTCACCAACACCCGCGCGCGGCATTGA
- a CDS encoding putative peroxidase-related enzyme (product_source=TIGR01926; cog=COG2128; pfam=PF02627; superfamily=69118; tigrfam=TIGR01926), protein MTRIATPSVETATGATAEVYAQIKKAVDKVPNTFVAIGAHGPAALKVILQADAVLATSTLSKQDQETIKLLVSEVAGCDYCVAAHSLLGKMTGLAPDVLKQIRTGQPAGDAKRDALVRFVGKLAKTSGTISDEEFSAIRAAGYTDEQLVDISLAIAVTTFTNVFNRINDTAIDFPAVA, encoded by the coding sequence ATGACCCGCATTGCTACCCCGTCCGTAGAAACGGCGACCGGCGCTACTGCAGAAGTCTATGCCCAGATCAAAAAGGCAGTTGACAAGGTGCCGAACACTTTCGTTGCCATCGGCGCTCACGGCCCCGCTGCGCTGAAGGTGATCCTGCAAGCTGATGCCGTGCTCGCGACAAGCACGCTCAGCAAGCAAGATCAGGAAACCATCAAGCTGCTCGTCAGCGAAGTTGCAGGCTGCGACTACTGTGTGGCTGCGCACTCGCTGCTGGGCAAGATGACGGGTCTCGCGCCTGACGTTCTGAAGCAGATCCGTACTGGTCAGCCCGCAGGCGACGCCAAGCGTGATGCGCTGGTTCGTTTCGTCGGCAAGCTGGCGAAGACGAGCGGCACGATCAGCGACGAAGAGTTTTCGGCTATCAGAGCTGCTGGCTACACCGACGAGCAATTGGTCGACATCAGCCTGGCGATCGCCGTGACGACCTTCACCAACGTCTTCAACCGCATCAATGACACCGCCATCGATTTCCCCGCGGTCGCTTGA
- a CDS encoding hypothetical protein (product_source=COG4223; cog=COG4223; superfamily=161270; transmembrane_helix_parts=Inside_1_76,TMhelix_77_99,Outside_100_409): MDDSKQDDAGTPPAGGSRKRPPPTIELTASDVSESPRPADEAKAAASDADQSQQATPEDRDATNKAPLRKFSTRSRLLLVTLLVSAATGAFAAGLVLGAAYIGGWQNAVNQPAPSAPVSANDASARADIAALGARVAKVESNAATTAASSVDAAVVARIDALEKSIASLRSDIASARSQSEKAVAAVDDIKSAQRDNAAPSADVASIEQRLDKVEQATVALSAVANAPAPAPQPQAEDPALRRVAAATLLDSLVRQGEPYAAALTAAKSLATNADTLKPLDTFAATGVPSSRALLRELQPLLPKLTPKPEAGLAPAGMFDRLRQSAAKLVRIQRTDVAASGSGAVIARAAAAAEHSDLESAKRALMELPAADRAPAQSWIEKVDARDAALAASRQFASDTMTALSAPAR; encoded by the coding sequence ATGGATGATAGCAAACAAGACGATGCAGGCACACCGCCTGCGGGAGGCTCGCGCAAGCGACCGCCGCCAACCATCGAATTAACCGCCTCGGATGTTTCCGAAAGCCCTCGGCCTGCCGACGAAGCGAAAGCGGCTGCATCGGATGCGGATCAATCTCAGCAGGCGACGCCAGAAGATCGTGACGCCACCAACAAGGCGCCGCTACGCAAATTCTCGACGCGTTCTCGCCTGTTGTTGGTGACTTTGCTCGTCTCTGCCGCGACGGGTGCATTTGCCGCTGGGCTTGTGCTCGGTGCTGCGTACATCGGAGGATGGCAAAACGCGGTCAATCAGCCCGCGCCCTCTGCGCCGGTCTCAGCGAATGACGCATCCGCCAGGGCAGACATTGCTGCACTCGGTGCACGAGTTGCAAAGGTGGAGTCGAACGCAGCAACGACGGCCGCATCTTCCGTTGATGCTGCTGTGGTGGCGCGCATCGATGCATTGGAAAAATCCATCGCCTCATTGAGAAGCGACATTGCTTCGGCTCGCAGTCAAAGCGAAAAGGCGGTTGCAGCAGTCGACGATATAAAGTCCGCACAGCGCGATAACGCGGCGCCGTCGGCGGATGTGGCGTCGATCGAGCAGCGGCTCGACAAAGTTGAGCAGGCAACCGTTGCATTGTCGGCAGTTGCAAATGCGCCGGCACCAGCGCCCCAGCCGCAGGCCGAAGATCCTGCGTTGCGCCGAGTGGCCGCGGCTACCCTGCTTGATTCATTGGTTCGTCAGGGCGAGCCGTACGCTGCGGCCCTCACTGCAGCAAAGTCCCTTGCAACCAACGCCGATACACTCAAGCCTCTCGATACATTCGCGGCAACAGGCGTACCATCGTCACGCGCATTGCTTCGTGAGCTTCAGCCATTATTGCCGAAGCTGACACCTAAGCCGGAAGCTGGCCTGGCTCCGGCCGGGATGTTCGACCGTTTGCGGCAAAGTGCTGCGAAGTTGGTGCGCATCCAAAGAACCGATGTCGCTGCAAGCGGCAGTGGCGCTGTAATCGCACGTGCCGCGGCGGCGGCAGAGCATTCTGATCTTGAATCTGCGAAGCGCGCTTTGATGGAGCTTCCTGCCGCCGATCGCGCTCCGGCGCAATCATGGATCGAGAAAGTTGATGCTCGCGATGCCGCGCTCGCGGCCTCCCGGCAATTTGCGTCAGATACGATGACCGCGCTTTCGGCCCCGGCGCGATAG
- a CDS encoding glycerol-3-phosphate dehydrogenase (NAD(P)+) (product_source=KO:K00057; cath_funfam=1.10.1040.10,3.40.50.720; cog=COG0240; ko=KO:K00057; pfam=PF01210,PF07479; superfamily=48179,51735): MPSYQNISVIGAGAWGTALANAAARAGRSVTLYARDPAAADAISRTRENPRLPNIRLAASVVVTSDLKQAGAADALLLVIPAQSLREAATSLAPHLAKNIPAIVCAKGIERGTHQFMTDIVAKVLPQAVPAILSGPSFDVDVARGLPTAVTLAASDEAIATALVHALGSDTFRPYHSTDVRGVEIGGAAKNVLAIAAGVVVGRQLGASAQAALTTRGFAELMRLGRACGARPETISGLSGLGDLLLTCSSPQSRNFSYGVALGRGETPPQGKLAEGEFTAPVLVELARQKNVEMPIASAVAAVLSGALTINEAIEMLLTRPFKGEG; this comes from the coding sequence ATGCCTTCTTACCAAAACATTTCGGTGATCGGTGCTGGCGCCTGGGGCACGGCGCTCGCAAACGCTGCAGCACGCGCCGGACGCAGCGTCACTCTTTACGCACGCGATCCTGCTGCAGCCGACGCGATCTCACGTACGCGAGAAAATCCACGGCTCCCGAATATACGACTGGCAGCATCTGTCGTCGTAACGAGCGATCTTAAACAGGCCGGCGCAGCCGACGCGCTTTTGCTTGTCATACCAGCCCAAAGCCTGCGTGAGGCAGCGACATCGCTTGCGCCACACCTCGCAAAAAATATTCCAGCAATTGTTTGCGCCAAGGGCATCGAACGCGGCACGCATCAGTTCATGACCGACATCGTTGCAAAGGTTTTGCCACAGGCTGTGCCTGCGATTCTGTCCGGACCAAGTTTCGATGTCGACGTCGCGCGCGGTCTGCCGACCGCCGTGACTCTTGCCGCCAGCGATGAAGCAATTGCCACCGCACTCGTTCACGCGCTTGGTTCGGATACCTTCCGGCCGTACCACAGCACGGACGTCCGCGGTGTCGAAATCGGCGGCGCGGCCAAGAATGTTCTGGCGATTGCGGCCGGCGTCGTGGTGGGCAGGCAGCTCGGCGCCTCCGCACAGGCCGCACTGACGACACGCGGTTTCGCTGAGCTGATGCGCCTTGGACGCGCTTGCGGTGCACGGCCAGAGACGATCTCGGGCCTTTCTGGATTGGGCGATCTGCTTCTCACGTGTTCGAGCCCGCAATCGCGCAATTTTTCCTATGGTGTCGCGCTTGGGCGCGGCGAAACCCCGCCGCAAGGCAAGCTGGCCGAAGGTGAATTTACCGCGCCGGTACTCGTTGAACTGGCGCGGCAAAAAAATGTCGAGATGCCAATCGCGAGCGCAGTGGCGGCCGTACTTAGCGGCGCACTAACGATCAACGAAGCGATCGAGATGTTGCTGACGCGGCCATTCAAGGGTGAAGGATAA